The stretch of DNA CAAGTTACTTATGATGACAAACTAGATGTTTTAGCAGAAGATAATTTAATCATAGATGAAGCAGAGATTAGTTCAATCACTCAAGAGCAAGTTACTTATGATGACAAACTAGATGTTTTAGCAGAAGATGGTTTAATCATAGATGAAACAAAAATTAGCTCAATCAGCAAAGACCCAGTTACTCATGATGATAAGCTAGATGCTTTAGCAGAAGATAACTTAATTATAGATGAAGCAGAAGTTAGCTCAATCACTCAAGATCTAGTTGCTAATAACGACAAGTTAAATTTTACTTCTGTTGAAAGCGACCTAATAGCTGACCCCACAAAAGACATTTCCAAAATGGCTAACGAAGTTGTTGAAGTAGATAATACAGATGATGCGGCCTTTATAGATAACAAAAACGAATCATCTAATATAAAAAAAGAGACGGATCTATTTGCTTTAGATCAAGATGAATTTGATATTGTTAAATTAACTGAAAATAAAAAGCAGTATATTGAAGAAGTTAAGGTTAACCAGATTGAAGATATTAATCTAGAAGATAGCACCAAAGTGCGCGAAGAGCTAACAAAAACTATTCTTACCATAGATGTTATAAAAAAGGCAGCTCAAGAAAAAAGCACTATTAAAGCTGAAAAACCAAATAAAATATCTGAACCAGATTTTTCATTTGTAAAAATAAGTAAGAAACCTAAGCTTTCATATAAAACTGTTACCCCACATCCGTTACTTACTTATAATTCTACACATCAATTAGATAATATTTCATCGAAAGCAGAGTTATATCAACTATTATTTGCTGCAATTGACATGGATAATATAACTATACTTCCTGCTTTGAGTAACTTAATAAATATTAATGAGCAAGTAACTATAGCAGGACAATCACCCATAATATATGCTGTAAACCGTGGAAATGTCAACATTATACGCAAATTAATATCTTTAGGATACCCCTTGAATCTTCGCGATGATTATGGTAATGCAGCTATACATATAGCTATTATACAACAACGAGTAGATATTTTAACAGAGCTAATTATTGGTGGAGCAGATATTAATGTTGTAAATGCTGTATATAGGAGACCAATTAATCTAGCTTATGATCTGAGAAATGAACAAATAATTTCTTTACTACGCAAAGTTGGTGCTATTGGCTCAAGAGCGCATAATAATTTCAGGTAAAAGACCAAACTTCTCCCTGTGATATTGCTAGATTTGAAACCACATGTTTTTTGTAATCCTAATAATAATTTAACGTAAAACTATTTTATGTTAAACGCTCAGCTATTTGCTGATATAACATTATAATAGTGCAAATTATATCCTTGAATAATCTATGATATTTATGCAGATAGATAATGTTATAAAAGATTAAAATATCTCTTGAAAAAATTGCCAAAAAACATGCTACGTAAATTAGCTAATGATTTAAATAATTTGGTGATTTTATAATTGTAATATCTATTGAATAGTTAGGGCAAGGGCTGCCATATTAGAGCCCTTACTGAACTATATGATTAGGAAACCAGTTTATTCTGTGTAATCCAAGGCATCATCTCACGCAATTTCTCTCCTACTTCTTCTATTTGATGTGCTTTAGCTAAAGTTCTCATTTTATTCATTTTAGGAAAACCTTGTTTAGCATCAGCCATATATTCTTTAACAAATTCACCATTTTGAATTTTAGTTAAAACTTCTTTCATACGCTTTTTGCAGCCATCATCTACAACTTCAGCTCCGCTTACAAAATCTCCATATTCTGCGGTATTAGAAATTGAGTAGCGCATATTTGCAATACCACCTTCATAAAGCAAATCTACAATTAACTTCATTTCATGTAAACATTCAAAATAAGCCATTTCCGGTGCATAACCTGCTTCTGTCAAAGTTTCAAAACCTTTTTGAATCAGTGAAGTAACTCCTCCACATAATACAGCTTGCTCGCCAAAAAGGTCAGTCTCACATTCTTCTTTGAAACTGGTTTCTATGATCCCTGATCTACCACCACCAATTGCCGATGCATATGATAATGCTAAAGCTTTAGTGTTGCCTGATACATCTTGGGCAAGTGCAATTAAACATGGTACGCCACCTTTTTTCTCATACTCACCTCTAACAGTGTGTCCTGGTCCTTTTGGTGCAACCATACAAACATCTAGATCTTCTCTTGCTTCGATTAACTTAAAATGTATATTTAAACCATGTGCAAACATTAGAGTAGCTCCTTGTTTTAAATTATCTTTTAAATCATTTGTGTAAATTTCTGCTTGAGACTCATCTGGTGCAAGCATCATTAGAACATCTGCAAATTCTGCAGCTTCTTTATTTGAAATAACGGTAAAACCATCTGCTTCTGCTTTAGCTTTGGAAGCAGAACCTGATCTTAATGCTATTTTGATATTTTGAACTCCTGAATCGCGTAAATTCTTTGCGTGCGCATGCGCTTGTGAACCATAACCAATAATTGCAATATTTTTAGATTTTATTATTTCCAAATCAGCATCTTTGTCGTAATATACTGTGAGTGACATTTCTATCCTTTTAATAATTATTTATAATATGCGGTATAATAATGAATGATGATTTTTTTGCAAGCAATGAAAATGACCTAAATAGACCTATAGGTTATGATCAAGTTATTTCTGATCTAGTTTTATTACAACAGCAGAATAAAATTATGCCCGTAAATTTATTTGAAGCAAATAAAGGTACAGGTAAAAGAAAATTATGTGAATATCTAATTATTAAACATCTTGGCAAATCAGCTCTGCAATATTCTGAGTTAAATTCGCATCCAGATCTATTAATTATCGAAGCAGATGTTAGCAAAGCAAGAAATGAAATTACAATTGAGCAAACAAGAAAGATTAAAAACTTTATGTATCTTACTGCTTCACAAGCAAATAATAAAATTATTTTAATAGATGC from Alphaproteobacteria bacterium encodes:
- the ilvC gene encoding ketol-acid reductoisomerase; amino-acid sequence: MSLTVYYDKDADLEIIKSKNIAIIGYGSQAHAHAKNLRDSGVQNIKIALRSGSASKAKAEADGFTVISNKEAAEFADVLMMLAPDESQAEIYTNDLKDNLKQGATLMFAHGLNIHFKLIEAREDLDVCMVAPKGPGHTVRGEYEKKGGVPCLIALAQDVSGNTKALALSYASAIGGGRSGIIETSFKEECETDLFGEQAVLCGGVTSLIQKGFETLTEAGYAPEMAYFECLHEMKLIVDLLYEGGIANMRYSISNTAEYGDFVSGAEVVDDGCKKRMKEVLTKIQNGEFVKEYMADAKQGFPKMNKMRTLAKAHQIEEVGEKLREMMPWITQNKLVS
- a CDS encoding ankyrin repeat domain-containing protein, with the translated sequence QVTYDDKLDVLAEDNLIIDEAEISSITQEQVTYDDKLDVLAEDGLIIDETKISSISKDPVTHDDKLDALAEDNLIIDEAEVSSITQDLVANNDKLNFTSVESDLIADPTKDISKMANEVVEVDNTDDAAFIDNKNESSNIKKETDLFALDQDEFDIVKLTENKKQYIEEVKVNQIEDINLEDSTKVREELTKTILTIDVIKKAAQEKSTIKAEKPNKISEPDFSFVKISKKPKLSYKTVTPHPLLTYNSTHQLDNISSKAELYQLLFAAIDMDNITILPALSNLININEQVTIAGQSPIIYAVNRGNVNIIRKLISLGYPLNLRDDYGNAAIHIAIIQQRVDILTELIIGGADINVVNAVYRRPINLAYDLRNEQIISLLRKVGAIGSRAHNNFR